TAACAATGCTTCTATCTGAGATATTAGTGTAAGACACAACAAAAGAAACACGGTAATTTCTAGAATAGCCTGACATACAGTAATATCTCTAGCAGCAGGTTCTTTCTGTCTCAAATTCTAGAACCCCAAGATCCTCCCTTAGAAAACTGTTCATCACTTCTGGGAGAAGGGGTTATTCTACACTAGTTTGCTCCTTATACCTCAGTACACACCAGAGTCATGCTTCTTATCACTGGATACATCTGTCTGCTTTGTTGCTCCAGACACAGGCAAACTGGAATTGGAGTATGCAGTAACCTGGCTTCCGGGCGCTGACCCTCACAGCACTCTACAGTGATATTCTCTCCACTTTCATTGATGTGGAATCTTCTCTTGAAATGAGAAACTACACAGCACAtcaaataaaacctgaaaaaggAGTGAGTTGTCTTGAGACAATAGACATGCTTCTGACTTTGTGATTTCTATTTCCTTTCAGTTCCATGTAAGACGATTCAGCACTTGAAATACCTGAGAACTGTAAAAGCATCGCAATGTTCATGTCTGTTGCAGCTGACTaacaaaataagaattttaaagtCAGTTCTTGGAAGGATTCTGCTCTCTTGTTCAATTATTACATAACAAATTGTACACAAGTGGTATTAGCTTTGTGTCAGAAATAAATTTGGGTAGAATCTCAAGCCTTCCACTGAATCATCTCTGCAAAGATGGCCCATCTTTTCTGCAAGAAGCAGCctagagaaagcaaaagaagatGTCCTGTATTACTTGAGGACAACATGATAACTAAAGTATTAAACACAACAATTATTACTTACCTTTCTTTGGCTAAGAGAACAGACATCCCCACCAGCTTAGCAAACTCATCAGCTGTGAGAGAACCCTTTTCGGATACCTATCAAAAACCAAAtacacaaataaacaaactatGGCATTAGACGAACAACAAAGTTCTCTCAGCTATTGAATCAGGTGTAGCCTTGTAAAGTGATAAATTGGTAGCAAATCCCTTGAGAAGAGAattaatttgtttgcttttttaaaagtacaacTAATTATGAGTATTTCCCCTTAAAAACATCTCTTCTGTGTCCTGGGAAAATTGCTAAGTATAAAAAAGAGTTACATCTGTAAAAAAATCATATGGTACCctttcctttggatttttttaaaagatgccttGGAACCAAATGAACTGAAATATTAGAATAGCTCAGACAGCAGAATACAGTCTCCATCAGTATTTACACAGCAGAACTATTCTAAGTGATTCTGCAAACACTGAAGCCTAAACGAGGAAATGAAAGACCTGTTCAGGGCAGCTCATCAGTGTAGAAATATGTCATCCCAGGTGGAAGAGAAGAATTTGAGTTTTATGGCATTTAAAATACACCCACTGCCTACaggaaaatccccaaaccttAGTAATTCACATGACATTATGGCATACTAGAGGAATAACTAAAAGCCACCATCACATTCAGCTGACACAAAAGACAGGTTCACTCTTGGGACTCAAAACTTTGGCCCTTTTGTTTCAACCATGCTACTTAATAAAATGAAGCCTTCTCACACATGTTGGACATGTGGATGTTCAAAATACTAGAAAAATACCACATATGAAGTCTAGACTTATTATTGCATTGAATTTCCCAGATAAACGGGTTTTATTCcctaaaaattaataatttttccatttctccatTGCTTTAGATTCAAGCAGAGTTGTAAATCCGGATGTAGTTCCCATTTCCTGTTTCCCACATAActgggtggggaggggtctATTCTACATCATTCTCAGCAGTAGTCCTTTTACAGAAACTCAGATTAAATCAGTCCTAACATGAGATTTTTGGAAGCTAAGAGATCAAATCTGAGTAATGCACGTCAGCTATACAATTGGTGATTACTTATCTTTCCTCCTCAAACCACTACGTTCATCAAGGGTGGTGCTGTCGGATTCCTTTGATGTCAGTGTCATTTCCTGTCTTCACTAACCATTCAAAATTACATCTCTCTCCTGCCTGAAGCCCTATGGCTTCCTTTCACTTCTCAGAACTTAATGGATAATGTGCAGTAACATTAAAGTATGGGTGCTTTTGGCCACTAGTCTGATCTCATCTTCCCTTTTCCATACAAGCTAGTCTTCCTCAGTTGAAGCCTCTCCCTTCAATTCTTCTATGGAGCCAAAGTTTCATATTAtgcaaataacagaaaaaaggCACCTTGGTAATAAATCCACCATCTGCTGCTTTTTGCAGTTGACCTCCTTTGTTATCAAGAaaggtttttcctttcttttcaaagacATAAGCACTCTTactgaagacaaaaaataacattagaaaccaaaaataatcagaaaaaagcCCTAAAATGGTCTTGGTATTTTTCgataaatttaagaaaataaactgaaaatattaacataTACTGAAAGACTTAAGCATTTCAATGTTGTTGATTTAGAATGGAATCTTTTAAATCACTGTAAACATTTCTCTTATCTATTTCTCTTATCTGAAAGTCATTCTGATGAGTAAAAGCTATATGGTGACACTCATGCAAAACACACTGAGCAGTCTACCTTGTGTCAAGTGAGGAGGTGTCTGTGATAGCTCTACTTTTTCTTGACTGCCCCTCTTTGACCTTGACATTTAACTTTGGATACACTGGATCAGCCCTTCCTCAAATgtatgaaaaccaaaaaaattacattccactcagaaagacatggaaaaatgaaaccaaTTATGGGATAACAGGACTGTAAAGTGTCCAGAGGCAGCAACACCACAAAGGTTTATGACACTGAGCAATTCATACTATTATTTTCCCCGATGAAGCTGGCTTAATTCTATATACACTATTCTTCTACTGAGTGCTCTTCACAGCAGCAAATTTGGCACACATACAGTGTACTGTTCTatgaaataaacccaaaccaaacaaccacCTGTATCAACATTTTAGAGCTGTTTCCACTGCCTTCAAGCAGTACAGTGTCTGAAGTCCACTTCTGTTAAATTAGGTGCTCAATAAATGCCATGAATTTCAGCCTACAGTGCAAAAGATTTGGAGGAAGGCTGAAGGTTAATGAAGTTTAAAAAGAGATAGAAAAGTGATTTATTCCTGAAAGAGAAAGTAATGATTAAGATTATTGTCTGCAGGGAACTTTGAAGATGAGAAGtgctatttaaatatttctcttagAAGATACGAAGTGGAATGCTTTGTATTTTGAAACCTCAAGAGGAAATTCCATACCTAAAGTTTTTTACCTAATGTGTTTAAATTTCCCTAGCATGGTCAGAACACTGAAGGAAATGAAGTACACTTACTGTCTCTAAAGCAGCAGCTACCATTTCCTCTTCGTTATGAGACTGGAGTTCAATCACCATCACACCACTATCAAATATCCGAAGCCTAAAATCAAAAAAGAGAGGCAAAGTAACAAAACCTTGTGCACATCACTTATGGTCATGTTTCTAATGCATCCACACCTATAACTACTttacaaaaggggaaaaagatcCCCCCAAATCCAAGCAAGCTCTCTAAGATGAACTTAACAGCATATTCAAAAtctgaagagacagaaaagagcAGGGCATATGTCTGGTCTTAACCCTAACCCTTTTCcagtctgaaaaaaattctaagtGAAAAAATGACATCCTCCTAgctaaaaattaatgttttaatgtaGAGTGGATGTTAATGCATATGGCAGCATCCTTTGAACAAAGAATGACTTTGTTAAAATACCcacaacaaccacaaaaaagATCAACTtcaagtaaaatattaaatcatCATGGTGTGACCTATGAGTGCCATGCGTTCTAAATAAATCTGTAAAGCTCTTACCTTAGTGGTAATTTCAGTGATTCCAGCATTTTACAAGCATTTACTAAATCTTCTGGTGACAGCAACTACAAAAACAGTAAAACATTTATTCACAGCTTGCATTTCAGGTGTATAGTATAACATACACCAGGCTACACTTATtgttaattctttttcctttctattgTGCAGCCTATTTTCTTGGCTTCTATGCTCCTTTCTGTTCCCTCATTCTGTGTTCTATAATAATCCTTCATGCCTTGTTTACAGAAAGGATTGCtgcattttgttaaaaaaaattcccagaacaTTCACCATTCTTTAGTGGTCTCTGACCTTTAAGTTTTGTTTCCAGATAAGTATGGATTTTCCCTTTTACATTGTATCATAAAAAGCAGCATACATTATTACTGCTTGTAAAGGACACATAAgtattataaagaaaaatgagaaagaggaaGGTAAAAACCCTCTAATTTTAATAAGGAGTGTTGTAGACAAGTAGAACGAGCCATTGGTAGGGAACATTTTTACCCTTTAATTTCCTTATGACTGAAGTCCTGTTATACTGCCCCAGAACCGTGTCTCACCTCTAGCCCTCGAGCACGATTCACCAGACAGTACACTTCCGTCAGAGACATGATCCCCCCTCGCTCCTGTGTTCATGAGCACAAGTAAGAGAAACAGCATTAGCCCAGGAAACTCAATCTCTACTTGCAGGTGGCTGATTAAACAGGTGAAACAGAGGGGCTAAATGATGGGCcctaatgggaaaaaaactaaaGAGGTAAGTTGTACCTTTCACtaatcattttaaaatgaaaaatagtgaCACTACACCCAAGGACTGTGAATTTTAAAGCAGAGAATAAATCACAGGAACAAGGAATTTCAATATATTAAATCTATCAACCAAtttaccatttttatttttcagaaaaactcAGTTTTCAATTCTGATCACAGTAGATAGCACATACCTTTCACAAAAATACTGTAGTAGACATGCTTTTTAGGAGGAACATAGCCTTTTAAGCTGCAATATGAAATTTAACTTTTTGGTGAGAAACTTGTAGCTTATTAAACTTAATAGCTTAAGATGAATTAAAACATGAGATATTACTATGGGCTGGTAATCTACTTAATAATTCTGTCCtatatttgcaaaatatataaattttaagcAGTTTAAAAAGACttgttacttttattttcagtcagtGTCATTTcactctttctttaaaaaaaacaatactCTGCAGCAAGGGATGAATACAGGGCTGTTCAAATAGAAGAAAGACCActtgaataattttctaaatctCATCAACATTTTGCAAATCAGAAGTTGATGGCATTAGTCCAAAGAAAAATTCgtactgaatttttttattcaaaaaggCAATATATATTCCTGCCATTAACAGGAATATATATACTGAATAGGAGGCTGTGCTGctaaatctgctttaaaaagagGCAGACTACTACAGCCAAAACACACCTACATCAAAATTCAACACATGGAAAATGCTGGTGCAAGGTATGGTGCTTTACCTCTAAGGGTGTCTGCAGGATTCCAGCCAGTTGCTTTGCCAGTTGCATGTGGTACTGTGTACCAGATCCATATGTTTCCCTCGTAACTGGATTAGCTATACCCATACTCAGTAGGTAGGACTTGAATCTAATGGTCtgaacaagcaaacaaacaaataaatttaaaaatacagcactaATGAGTGattctggtttttaaaaatattttaaaaattttattactATAACACAGTTTTGGTGAATAAATCCCTCAGATTACTACCAAAAAAGTCAATTACTAGGCAAAGAGAAGGCAATTTGGTTTTGATGGTTTTCATACCATTTGGTTTTGATCAGCACAGGtaaaaaattagaaacataGCAGTAAAatcattgcttttaaaaaaagttaaaagaaaaattaacactAAGCAAGTAAATTCTACACCAAGTATAAGAGActaaacacaacaaaaccaaccagcAAGGGTTTTTATTAACACTACATTATTAAACAGAcagctttttgcttttcatagGAACATTTTTgtagaatttaaaaacaaaattaatttacctCATCCTCAGTGATGTcaccttgtttttctttaatcttgTTAGCTATTGACTTGGATAATTCCACCATTTCCTTAGCCTATCAAGAAACATTCACAGATAAGTCAATTtccagcacaagagaaaaaaagtgtgcttaaaactgagaaaacaagCCTAAGTCTACTTGGCCAAGTGACACATACTATTCATCCATACCTTCTCCATTAGTTTGCTAAGGTCCTCAAAAGcctgaaatgaaaagcagacaATGCTGATAAGTATAATTACAGCATTCAGTTTTATGGACAcaggagatgcctttgtccACCTACCCAAGCTATTCATAAGAGCTTCTACCCTTTTAGATGAGTATGTTACAATATGAGATACCATACCTTATTTGTTGATAGAAATTTACAGCATGTctcataattaaaataaatttacagcATATctcataattaaaataaacaacaaagaACGAAGAAGAGAATCAAACAATCACATACTTTTCCAGTATATGAATAGAATTTTGGTCTGATTTATGATGTCCATGTGATAGGAAGGGACAATGAGATACTGAGTCCAAGAAAGATTAAACTGTCCAAGTTTATTATGGTCTCTGCAAGGTGGGGGAAGCTTTCTGGGTAGTGATGGTAGGTTTTATTCCAACAATTAACCCTCCCTCAAGGAGATCTTTTGTTTCTGGCCAGCTGCAAGACAGCTGTAAAGCTACAGATGTATTCCTCCTGACAAGACAGCTTTACATTCATCAGTGTTACTTAATTAGTAATGTCACTTAACTAGTAAGAAACACTCATTTTAAATGAGCAAGGAAGAGAATATCTGAGGGACAAAACCTCTGAAATGTGAGGCAACATCTCTTCATTTAAGTACTCTGATAATATGCTGTGGTCTGAAATACAACAACTCTACAACATCCCACAAAGGGTTTTTAGGCTTAAATAAATCATACTGTAGAAACAGCTGAAGGTATACAGAAATTCCAAACTTTTTGTAATGATAAACtagcataaaaaataatattaaaaatgagaGCTAGCAACTCCATTAATGCAACTATATTAAAAAGCAACTCTTTTTTCTCCCACCCTTGTCAACACACATTCATTCAGCCTCCTTACTACTCTCAAATACATGACTACATGTCCAGATGATCAGCCTTTTCAAACAACCTTTTTTTGAACAGCTGGTATGAGAAAAATTCCTGAACTTTTTCATCTAAAGTTTGCCTGACAGTAGCACCGAAGCCCTCCAGCCATAAGGTTCAGTTACACTGTCAAATGGCCAGAGAGACATCTTGCCTACAGCTTCTATCACTGCCTCTATGTAATTTCTGCCTTACTCTGACTAATCCTCCACTAGAAAGACACACTTTAGCAATGTTTTTGCAGGAAGACCCCACTATTCCCATACCTTTAGGTGCCTTATGTAGAAGCTTATTGGTCAGGGATTCAACGTgcaaagaacaaaaggaaatgccTCAAGAAAGAGACACAGTTTGCTTTTCACCTCCTGATAGTGCCGGTGTTTCTCCATTGACTGGACAAGTTTAGCCCCCTAACACTTGGTACCTGAGATAGATATCCAAAATTAAGTGGTccacagggagaaaagaaaatatatcacTGTATAACAATAATTTACcactaagaaaacaaaagcttctGTTTGGACTACTTCTTCTTACTCCCTAATCTGCCAAACTGAATAATTTACAATAGATTTCCCAATCTCTAGTGTAAATCAAAGTCCTGCTACTCTACTTGTGTATATCAACAAAAAGTTTTCTGACAGGGCTTTTCCCAGCTTATTTCTAATCTCTATACCTGCATGAAAACAACATTCATCAAAAGAACCCCCGATTTAGCTAAATAAACAGTGTGCTGTGTCTAACTCCTCCTCTGCCTGACTCACCCAGGGCAGGCCTGGAAACAAAGGGGAATGTGCACACACCTAACAGGAACTTCCTCAGATAAACAAAAGGCTAAAGAACTGGATTCTTATCAGCACTGAACAGCAGATGCAGGAAGCCTTTTCCTGGAAGCCAGGgcaccattttttaaattaagtcaTTTATAACATTTAAAGCTGGAGGAAGGCAGGATTTAACAAGTCATCGTTTTCCTCTGCTCATACAACATGTATAAATGGATTTCTTTTACTCTCTGACAAAGctactaaaggaaaaaatatacagaCAATGCCTTTT
This sequence is a window from Vidua chalybeata isolate OUT-0048 chromosome 2, bVidCha1 merged haplotype, whole genome shotgun sequence. Protein-coding genes within it:
- the VPS36 gene encoding vacuolar protein-sorting-associated protein 36 isoform X1, which encodes MAAAQRAFESPGAAPIGPAAGLELANGGRRCPPAAPQGRTWRPLPGPPLEGAGQPHTVPARPAVAARCGRGRAAMDRFSWTTGLLELGETLVVQQRGVRLSDGEEKVKFDSGVLLLSTHRLIWRDHKNHECCIAVPLSQIVFIEEQAAGIGKSAKIVVHLHPASSNKEPGPFQSSKYSYVKLSFKEHGQIEFYRRLSEEITQRRWESMPTGQAMQVNKDSQAGRIRAVGIVGIERKLEEKRKETDKNISEAFEDLSKLMEKAKEMVELSKSIANKIKEKQGDITEDETIRFKSYLLSMGIANPVTRETYGSGTQYHMQLAKQLAGILQTPLEERGGIMSLTEVYCLVNRARGLELLSPEDLVNACKMLESLKLPLRLRIFDSGVMVIELQSHNEEEMVAAALETVSEKGSLTADEFAKLVGMSVLLAKERFYLMCCVVSHFKRRFHINESGENITVECCEGQRPEARLLHTPIPVCLCLEQQSRQMYPVIRSMTLVCTEV